From Cydia splendana chromosome 12, ilCydSple1.2, whole genome shotgun sequence, a single genomic window includes:
- the LOC134795856 gene encoding uncharacterized protein LOC134795856, whose product MSVHGDSDTEPATVDMFRVARGYAIFRLENIESSDLKGYDESDIKDLEKDFHNAQLRILRPLKPERRVEEYEVTREFEKTATAPPSNSMSSTSSSSSNTVLTAMSGDNTIFFATAKMLIRDSSGVFRPVRALLDGASACNLISKSCAEMLGFEISGQHTVFGIGNSPNQTFGSLSCEIKPMGNKPSSLSTKLEAFVLSPVCADQPPQPVDSSGWSHTKNLSLADPDFARPAPVDLLLNAQVFVSSLLPGIRRGEPGQPTLLKTIYGWVVMGECDESQLTSSAFVSSRNNNKHCFFVSSPSQILSLDDSIKKFWELENVSSPTKPFVSEEDQRCEDYFRGKYYRNEKGRFVVPLPFVDPTNKPTFLNSREIALKRFTSLERKSNSNPEFKRAYVEFMNDYESRGHLEEVEPPSTSEGHFYYIPHHGILRDSVTTPLRVVFDASAKDANETSLNATLLAGPKLQTNIFDLLTRFRWHAVVFTGDVKQMYRQILVPEEDAEFQRILWRPSAVGPVRDYRLKTVTYGVSAAPFQALRTMAQLASDSAASYPGGSTVLARDIYVDDVVTGADSVEQARSLQAELTKILSSGGFHLRKWTSNSSEFLESLPSSDLYSEDFKHFEEMTDISLKILGLLWQPQSDSFRFRVASTPNGRCTKRTILSEIARIFDPLGFLSPVTFLAKYLMQLLWVSGVSWDGDVPESIRLEWHEFKTQLSSLSAVAVPRRLVGEFDVLHVHGFCDASERGFCAVIYCRTVTGEGDVDVKLVCAKSKVAPLRKLSVPRLELLAAVLLSDLMASVVEALKPFHSVDRIYAWSDSSVTLTWIKSCPSRWKTFVANRVSHIQDVIPPDSWHHVRTTDNPADCGSRGLLPQDLVNQTCWWSGPDWLRHPTESWPKSVLTPDRDVLHDEQRITVLVVSNDNALVDNLLEKFSSLGTLQRVLAYCRRFANNAKNQKTTGKLLRGPLTPLEVKQSLMILVRFVQQRSFAQEIEKISNKLSNSLPKAFRKLSPFIDEAGLLRVGGRLSRASLDFDVKHPLLLPRDNRLTFLLIDEYHRRFMHPGIQTLHNLLSQHFWIMCPKRAIYAVVSKCMKCFRVRPLGAPAPFMGDLPSYRISQLKAFSSAAVDFGGPFDIALGRGRGNKTYKGYICVFVCTATKAIHTELVTELSSDAYLAALRRFVARRGRCSRLVSDQGKNFVGANNILQRLVKDAAAHHSINFEFNPPGSPHFSGLAEAGIKAVKTHLSRVVGNQRLTYEEFSTILTQVEALLNSRPLTPLSTDPNDLTALTPGHFLTTEPLSVVPEEDLSDVRVSPLQRWKLLQKMHQDFWNKWSKEYMHTLQQRMKWHDRQPNVQIGALVLVVNEQTSPMKWPLGRIIDTHPGSDGICRVVTVRTATGLYKRPVVKLCPLPA is encoded by the exons ATGAGTGTACATGGTGATAGTGATACAGAGCCCGCGACTGTAGATATGTTCCGGGTCGCGCGCGGGTATGCTATTTTTAGATTAGAGAACATTGAAAGTTCGGACTTAAAAGGTTATGATGAATCGGACATAAAGGATTTAGAAAAAGACTTTCACAATGCTCAGTTAAGGATTTTACGTCCGCTGAAACCTGAAAGACGTGTGGAAGAGTACGAAGTTACGAGGGAATTTGAAA AGACTGCTACTGCACCACCTAGCAATAGCATGAGCAGtactagcagtagtagtagtaacaCGGTTCTAACTGCTATGTCGGGAGATAATACAATCTTTTTTGCTACTGCCAAGATGTTGATTCGGGACAGTTCTGGTGTCTTCCGCCCAGTGCGTGCACTTCTGGATGGTGCTAGTGCATGCAACCTTATATCGAAATCTTGTGCTGAAATGCTAGGGTTTGAGATTTCTGGCCAACACACTGTGTTTGGCATCGGTAACTCGCCCAATCAAACATTTGGCTCACTTTCATGTGAGATCAAGCCAATGGGTAATAAACCCTCTTCGCTGAGTACTAAACTCGAAGCTTTCGTTTTGTCGCCGGTATGCGCTGACCAACCTCCACAACCTGTCGATTCGTCGGGTTGGTCACACACCAAAAATTTATCGCTGGCTGATCCTGATTTTGCCCGTCCGGCGCCGGTGGACTTGTTGCTTAACGCACAGGTCTTCGTTTCGTCGTTGTTGCCCGGTATACGGCGCGGGGAGCCTGGACAGCCTACTCTGTTGAAAACCATCTATGGATGGGTCGTAATGGGTGAGTGTGATGAGAGTCAGCTCACATCAAGCGCTTTCGTATCGTCTCGCAACAAtaataaacattgttttttcgTGTCGAGTCCTTCGCAAATTTTGTCGCTCGACGattctataaaaaaattttgggAATTAGAAAACGTTAGTTCTCCGACTAAACCTTTCGTATCTGAGGAGGACCAACGCTGCGAAGACTATTTTCGTGGAAAATACTATCGCAATGAAAAAGGCAGGTTCGTAGTTCCATTACCATTTGTCGACCCCACGAACAAACCTACCTTCCTCAATTCGCGCGAAATCGCTCTCAAGCGGTTCACGTCGTTGGAACGCAAATCGAATTCCAACCCCGAGTTTAAAAGGGCGTATGTGGAATTCATGAATGACTATGAGTCTCGAGGTCACTTGGAGGAAGTGGAACCTCCTTCAACAAGTGAAGGCCACTTCTATTACATACCTCACCATGGTATTCTGCGTGACTCCGTCACCACTCCTCTTCGCGTAGTTTTCGACGCAAGCGCTAAGGACGCCAACGAGACGTCCTTAAACGCTACTCTTCTCGCTGGGCCCAAGCTTCAGACCAACATCTTCGATCTGCTCACACGCTTTCGCTGGCATGCCGTCGTCTTCACAGGTGACGTGAAACAGATGTACAGGCAGATTCTGGTTCCTGAAGAGGACGCTGAATTTCAGCGCATCTTGTGGCGGCCCTCTGCTGTCGGTCCTGTGCGCGACTATCGTCTTAAAACGGTCACTTACGGGGTTTCTGCTGCGCCATTCCAGGCTCTTCGTACAATGGCTCAACTTGCCAGTGATTCTGCAGCCAGCTACCCAG GTGGTTCAACCGTACTCGCTCGTGACATCTACGTCGACGACGTCGTCACCGGAGCGGATTCTGTCGAGCAGGCGCGTTCGCTTCAGGCGGAACTTACGAAAATACTGTCGTCGGGGGGTTTTCATCTCAGGAAGTGGACCTCCAATAGTAGTGAGTTCCTGGAGAGCCTACCGTCTTCCGATCTATACTCGGAAGACTTTAAACATTTCGAAGAAATGACTGACATTTCTCTAAAGATATTGGGCTTGCTATGGCAACCTCAATCTGACTCCTTTCGTTTTCGTGTAGCATCTACACCTAATGGTCGGTGCACGAAGCGCACCATTCTGTCGGAGATAGCTAGAATCTTCGATCCATTGGGTTTCCTCTCGCCTGTAACATTTCTCGCCAAGTATCTGATGCAGTTGCTTTGGGTTTCGGGCGTTTCCTGGGATGGAGATGTCCCGGAAAGCATCAGGCTGGAATGGCATGAATTCAAAACTCAACTCTCGTCGCTGAGTGCTGTAGCTGTGCCTCGCCGTTTAGTCGGGGAATTCGACGTGCTACATGTCCACGGATTTTGTGACGCATCAGAACGTGGCTTCTGTGCCGTAATCTATTGCCGTACAGTGACTGGGGAGGGCGACGTTGACGTCAAGCTAGTGTGTGCGAAGTCCAAGGTCGCGCCGTTACGCAAATTGTCAGTGCCGCGTCTCGAATTGCTTGCAGCGGTTCTGTTGTCGGACTTGATGGCTTCGGTCGTGGAGGCTTTGAAGCCCTTCCACTCGGTAGATAGAATCTACGCATGGTCGGACTCAAGTGTGACGTTAACCTGGATCAAGTCGTGTCCATCCAGGTGGAAAACATTCGTGGCCAACCGTGTGAGTCATATCCAAGACGTCATTCCGCCCGACTCCTGGCATCATGTCAGAACCACTGACAATCCAGCTGACTGCGGATCGCGTGGTTTGCTTCCCCAAGACTTGGTCAACCAAACTTGCTGGTGGAGCGGGCCTGATTGGCTCAGGCACCCCACTGAGAGCTGGCCTAAGTCAGTGCTGACGCCAGATAGGGATGTTCTTCACGACGAACAAAGGATTACGGTCCTTGTAGTGTCCAATGACAACGCACTAGTTGACAATCTATTAGAGAAGTTCTCGTCGCTAGGAACACTTCAACGCGTCTTAGCGTATTGCCGCCGCTTTGCGAACAACGCGAAGAACCAAAAGACGACTGGAAAGCTGTTACGCGGACCTTTGACACCTCTCGAAGTAAAACAGTCACTGATGATTCTCGTGCGCTTCGTGCAACAGCGCAGCTTTGCTCAGGAAATCGAAAAGATTTCCAACAAGCTTTCGAATTCTCTTCCCAAAGCGTTTAGAAAATTGTCCCCATTCATAGACGAAGCGGGTCTCTTAAGGGTGGGCGGTCGCCTGTCGCGAGCTTCTCTCGACTTCGACGTGAAGCATCCGTTGCTTCTACCTCGCGACAATCGTCTGACCTTCCTTCTTATAGACGAATATCATAGACGGTTCATGCATCCAGGCATCCAAACGCTTCACAACCTGTTGTCACAGCATTTTTGGATCATGTGTCCAAAACGGGCTATCTACGCAGTggtatcgaaatgtatgaagTGCTTTCGGGTGCGGCCACTGGGTGCCCCTGCGCCATTCATGGGGGACCTGCCGTCCTATCGAATATCCCAGCTCAAGGCTTTCTCGAGCGCAGCGGTCGATTTTGGCGGGCCTTTCGACATCGCACTCGGTCGTGGACGCGGTAACAAGACGTACAAGGGCTATATTTGCGTCTTTGTCTGTACCGCAACAAAGGCCATTCATACTGAGCTCGTCACCGAGTTGTCTTCGGATGCTTATCTCGCCGCACTTCGGCGTTTCGTCGCTCGTCGTGGTCGGTGCAGCAGGTTAGTGTCTGACCAAGGCAAAAATTTTGTCGGTGCGAACAACATCCTGCAACGTCTAGTGAAGGATGCTGCCGCACACCATTCAATTAACTTTGAATTCAACCCGCCGGGTAGCCCACATTTCTCAGGGCTCGCTGAAGCTGGAATCAAGGCCGTGAAAACACACTTGTCGCGTGTTGTCGGGAACCAAAGGTTGACGTATGAGGAATTCTCGACGATTTTAACCCAAGTCGAGGCTTTGCTCAACTCAAGGCCCCTCACTCCTCTTAGCACCGACCCCAACGACCTGACGGCTCTGACTCCCGGTCATTTCCTCACCACGGAGCCCCTGTCGGTCGTGCCTGAGGAAGACCTATCAGACGTTCGTGTCAGCCCTCTCCAACGCTGGAAGCTGCTTCAGAAGATGCACCAGGACTTCTGGAACAAATGGTCGAAGGAGTATATGCATACTCTCCAGCAGCGGATGAAGTGGCATGATAGGCAGCCCAACGTCCAAATTGGTGCACTAGTGCTCGTTGtgaacgagcagacgagcccaATGAAATGGCCCCTGGGTCGCATCATCGACACACACCCCGGATCCGACGGGATCTGTCGTGTGGTTACTGTGCGCACGGCCACAGGGTTGTACAAACGGCCTGTGGTCAAACTGTGCCCACTGCCTGCGTAG